A genomic region of Chitinimonas arctica contains the following coding sequences:
- a CDS encoding AAA family ATPase produces the protein MRILAIRGKNLASLAGEFAVDFQQAPLAAAGLFTISGPTGAGKSTLLDALCLALYDATPRLLKASARGVDLPDVAGKTVAPHDTRTLLRRGAADGYAEVDFIGGDGLAYRARWSVRRAGGKAGGSLQAVAMSLNRLADGQPLGGTKSEVKAEIEQRLGLGFEQFTRAVLLAQNEFSAFLKADDSERGELLETLTGSTIYSEISKRAFARCKEEQAAWQRLNDRLADQAPMEAPRRAELVAAGQLADIELAELVQYKLTMDEQLRWHDRRQQLETDETRAQSAWQQLDGEYQAASPDRAELSRIEAVQPARPLLVEFDRSEAELAAGRQAITALEARLCVAEQGCQQADAALRDAELRRQAEEQARLAATPLLDQAKALDAQLAELAPVRQQAEQLAADTRRAETEARTTLHDKQRQIQLLRDKYAASLAWLAERQSNQALFDAWPRWDTLLGQAAQRSHSRDALRQAQTDALAEETRWRVTAEQAEAERLAAANTVAAAEVHKQQASAKLAEFDLTALAAQKQTLETQREQLNHATQAWQAWQSMLARQIQLTADAQQLRDSLAESNTRQQTLASQRPTLEAAQAQAERALKIAEAACSASVEALRAGLQDQQACPVCGALEHPYAHAQAPLQAMLAELQAEQANCRDRLAQLLQAMAGHAAQAEQARQQLQRNEEQAEPIRQACQSAESAWQALPLAAELQSDEDVGDQLAAQRRILQSQWQQSDEHEQLARGAALARDLAQAELEQASRQLHACQAKAADTTANWRKAESVRHQADDRLAECGRQLDTLLQALDEAFPARSWRDDWQTAPDDFHRQTRTAFEQWQAHCQARDQQAADLDRLGSASQALGTALTAHEAQAQRADSAWRASQARMAGLEDARRQLFDGQPVGTIEAAWRQADEAAKADWARQSELSRQAAAELTRGGEALKQAGQVLGQHLAAQSKADDGLRDWLARCDQGLDAGQLRMLLSHEPAWIATRRAAAQSQLLELEKTRSVLTERRQQSQAHEQTRPVATHEQLGAALTELLERQGTVADRAGELRLALAQDDERRRQSAALLAELAEQSERTRLWAQLQDLIGAADGKKFRNYAQQFTLDVLLGYANQHLRELARRYRLERIPDTLALMVIDQDMGAEIRSVHSLSGGESFLVSLALALGLASLSSNRVRVGSLFIDEGFGSLDADTLTVAMDALDGLQALGRKVGVISHVQEMTERIGTRIVVRRTSGGRSEVVVEGS, from the coding sequence ATGAGAATCCTTGCGATACGCGGCAAGAATCTCGCCTCGCTGGCCGGCGAGTTCGCGGTCGACTTCCAGCAAGCGCCCCTGGCGGCCGCCGGCTTGTTCACCATCAGCGGCCCCACCGGCGCCGGCAAGAGCACCCTGCTGGACGCCCTCTGCCTGGCGCTGTACGACGCCACGCCGCGCCTGCTGAAGGCCAGCGCCCGTGGCGTGGACCTGCCCGATGTCGCCGGCAAGACCGTCGCGCCCCACGATACCCGCACCCTGTTGCGCCGGGGCGCGGCCGACGGCTACGCCGAAGTGGATTTTATCGGAGGAGACGGTCTGGCCTATCGCGCCCGCTGGAGCGTCCGGCGGGCCGGCGGCAAGGCCGGCGGCAGCCTGCAAGCGGTTGCCATGTCGCTCAACCGGCTAGCGGACGGACAGCCCTTGGGCGGCACCAAATCCGAGGTCAAGGCCGAAATCGAGCAGCGCCTGGGTCTTGGCTTCGAACAATTCACCCGCGCCGTGCTGCTGGCGCAGAACGAGTTCTCGGCTTTTTTGAAGGCCGACGACAGCGAACGCGGCGAACTGCTGGAAACCCTCACCGGCAGCACCATCTATAGCGAGATTTCCAAACGTGCCTTTGCCCGTTGCAAGGAAGAACAGGCTGCCTGGCAACGGCTGAACGACCGCTTGGCCGACCAGGCGCCAATGGAAGCACCGCGCCGGGCCGAACTGGTCGCGGCCGGCCAGCTGGCCGACATCGAACTGGCCGAGCTGGTGCAATACAAGCTGACAATGGACGAACAGCTGCGCTGGCACGACCGCAGGCAGCAGCTTGAAACAGACGAGACGCGAGCCCAATCCGCTTGGCAGCAACTGGACGGCGAATACCAGGCCGCCTCCCCGGACCGCGCCGAACTGAGCCGGATCGAGGCGGTGCAGCCGGCCCGGCCCTTGCTGGTCGAGTTCGATCGCAGCGAAGCCGAGCTGGCCGCCGGCCGGCAGGCCATCACTGCCTTGGAAGCCCGGCTATGCGTGGCGGAACAGGGCTGCCAGCAGGCCGATGCCGCGCTGCGCGATGCCGAACTGCGGCGCCAGGCGGAGGAACAGGCACGGCTGGCGGCGACGCCCCTGCTCGACCAGGCCAAAGCCCTGGACGCACAGCTTGCCGAGCTGGCGCCGGTCCGCCAACAAGCCGAACAACTGGCCGCCGACACCCGCCGCGCCGAGACGGAAGCCCGTACCACCCTGCACGACAAGCAGCGCCAAATCCAACTGCTGCGGGACAAATACGCGGCCAGCCTGGCCTGGTTGGCCGAACGGCAATCAAACCAAGCACTATTCGACGCCTGGCCCCGTTGGGACACCTTGCTTGGCCAGGCAGCACAGCGGAGCCATTCGCGCGATGCCCTGCGGCAAGCGCAAACCGACGCACTGGCTGAAGAAACAAGGTGGCGCGTCACCGCCGAGCAGGCCGAAGCCGAACGATTGGCCGCCGCCAATACCGTGGCGGCAGCGGAAGTCCACAAACAGCAAGCCAGTGCCAAACTGGCCGAATTCGATCTGACCGCCCTGGCAGCGCAAAAGCAGACACTTGAAACGCAACGCGAGCAATTGAATCATGCCACCCAGGCCTGGCAGGCGTGGCAATCCATGCTGGCCAGACAGATACAACTGACGGCCGATGCCCAGCAGCTACGCGACAGCCTGGCTGAATCGAACACCCGGCAGCAAACACTGGCATCACAGCGACCCACTCTGGAAGCGGCCCAGGCGCAAGCCGAACGCGCGCTGAAAATCGCCGAGGCCGCTTGTAGCGCCAGCGTCGAGGCGCTGCGCGCCGGCTTGCAGGATCAACAAGCCTGTCCGGTCTGTGGCGCGCTCGAACATCCCTACGCGCATGCGCAAGCACCACTGCAAGCCATGCTGGCGGAGCTGCAAGCCGAGCAGGCCAATTGCCGCGACCGGCTGGCGCAGCTGTTGCAGGCCATGGCCGGCCATGCCGCCCAAGCCGAACAGGCCCGGCAGCAGTTGCAGCGCAACGAAGAACAGGCCGAACCGATCCGGCAAGCCTGTCAAAGCGCCGAAAGCGCTTGGCAGGCACTGCCGTTGGCAGCTGAACTACAGTCCGACGAAGACGTCGGTGACCAGCTAGCGGCACAGCGGCGAATCCTGCAATCCCAATGGCAACAATCGGACGAGCACGAGCAGCTCGCCCGTGGCGCAGCGCTGGCGCGTGACCTGGCCCAGGCCGAACTCGAACAGGCCAGCCGACAGCTGCACGCTTGCCAGGCCAAGGCCGCCGACACCACCGCGAACTGGCGCAAAGCCGAGAGCGTGCGGCACCAGGCGGACGACAGGCTGGCCGAATGCGGCCGCCAACTGGATACGCTGTTGCAAGCGCTGGACGAGGCCTTTCCCGCCAGAAGCTGGCGAGACGACTGGCAAACCGCACCCGACGATTTCCACCGGCAAACCCGGACCGCGTTCGAACAATGGCAAGCGCATTGCCAGGCCCGCGACCAGCAAGCAGCGGATCTGGATCGCCTTGGCAGCGCCAGCCAGGCGCTGGGCACCGCTTTGACGGCCCATGAAGCACAAGCGCAACGCGCCGACAGTGCCTGGCGCGCCAGCCAGGCACGCATGGCCGGCCTGGAAGACGCTCGCCGGCAATTATTCGATGGACAGCCGGTCGGCACGATCGAGGCGGCATGGCGGCAGGCGGACGAAGCTGCCAAAGCGGATTGGGCGCGACAGTCCGAGCTGAGCCGGCAAGCCGCCGCCGAATTGACCCGTGGCGGTGAAGCGCTCAAACAGGCGGGGCAGGTTTTGGGACAACATCTCGCCGCGCAGTCCAAGGCCGACGACGGTCTGCGGGACTGGCTGGCGCGATGCGATCAAGGGCTGGATGCCGGACAGCTACGCATGCTGCTGTCCCATGAGCCCGCCTGGATCGCCACCCGGCGGGCGGCCGCACAAAGCCAGCTGCTGGAACTGGAAAAGACCCGCAGCGTGCTGACGGAACGCCGGCAGCAAAGCCAGGCGCATGAGCAAACCCGCCCTGTCGCCACCCACGAGCAGCTCGGCGCAGCCCTGACCGAGTTGCTCGAGCGCCAAGGCACGGTCGCCGATCGCGCCGGCGAACTGCGCCTGGCCCTGGCCCAGGACGACGAGCGCCGCCGCCAGTCCGCCGCCCTGCTGGCGGAGTTGGCGGAACAAAGCGAACGGACGCGGCTTTGGGCTCAGCTGCAGGACTTGATCGGTGCGGCCGACGGCAAGAAATTCCGCAACTACGCCCAGCAATTCACCCTGGACGTGCTGCTGGGCTACGCCAACCAGCACTTGCGCGAACTGGCGCGGCGCTACCGGCTGGAACGTATTCCCGACACCTTGGCCCTGATGGTGATCGACCAGGACATGGGCGCCGAAATCCGCTCGGTGCACTCGCTGTCCGGTGGCGAGTCCTTCCTGGTCTCGCTGGCGCTGGCCTTGGGCCTGGCATCCCTCTCGTCCAACCGGGTACGGGTCGGGTCGCTGTTTATCGATGAAGGTTTTGGCAGCCTCGACGCCGATACCCTGACGGTCGCCATGGATGCGCTGGATGGCCTGCAAGCCTTGGGACGCAAGGTGGGCGTGATTTCCCATGTGCAGGAAATGACCGAGCGGATCGGCACACGCATCGTGGTCCGCCGCACTTCGGGGGGGCGTAGCGAGGTGGTGGTCGAGGGAAGCTAG
- a CDS encoding exonuclease SbcCD subunit D C-terminal domain-containing protein, with the protein MRLIHTSDWHLGQTLHNFERGFEHQCFLDWLLATLVAEQADGLLVAGDIFDTANPSAAAQKQLYRFLQQAKASLPRLDIVMIAGNHDSAGRLEAPRPLLDALGIRVIGQVPRLDGGEIDLDALVLPLHGASGEIAAWCLALPFLRPGDVPRTDQAEDPYREGIALLYQQVLQVALARRRPGQAIVAMGHCHMVGGTISAESERRIVIGGSEALSADVFGPAIAYAALGHLHKAQKVGGQEHVRYCGSPLPLSFAEVDYRHQVLRVDLAGEALREVSALPVPRAVELLRVPKQPAPLEAVLSAIKALELPAGLAPPAQPYLEARVRLAAPEPALRSILETALQSLPVRLAKIETSSTRQAGEVASALSLDELASLQPDDIFKRLYRDRYGEEAPDPFLAAFAELSLLPTAKAAV; encoded by the coding sequence ATGCGCCTTATCCACACTTCCGACTGGCATCTCGGCCAGACCTTGCACAATTTCGAACGCGGTTTCGAGCATCAGTGCTTCCTTGACTGGCTGCTGGCCACCCTGGTGGCGGAGCAGGCCGACGGCCTGCTGGTCGCCGGCGATATCTTCGATACCGCCAACCCCTCGGCCGCCGCGCAAAAGCAGCTCTACCGCTTTCTGCAACAGGCCAAGGCCAGCCTGCCACGGCTGGATATCGTCATGATCGCCGGCAACCATGATTCGGCCGGCCGGCTGGAAGCACCGCGCCCGCTGCTGGATGCGCTGGGTATCCGGGTCATCGGCCAAGTACCGCGACTGGATGGCGGCGAGATCGACCTGGACGCGCTGGTACTGCCCTTGCATGGCGCGTCCGGAGAAATCGCCGCATGGTGCCTGGCATTGCCCTTTCTCCGGCCCGGCGACGTACCACGGACGGACCAGGCGGAGGACCCCTACCGCGAGGGAATCGCCTTGCTCTACCAGCAGGTTTTGCAAGTGGCGCTGGCGCGTCGCCGGCCCGGCCAGGCCATCGTGGCCATGGGTCATTGCCATATGGTGGGCGGCACCATCTCGGCCGAATCGGAGCGGCGCATCGTGATCGGCGGCAGCGAAGCCCTGTCGGCCGACGTCTTCGGTCCGGCCATCGCTTATGCGGCGCTAGGCCATCTGCACAAGGCCCAGAAGGTGGGCGGACAGGAGCATGTCCGCTATTGCGGCAGCCCGCTGCCCTTGTCATTCGCCGAAGTGGACTATCGCCACCAGGTACTGCGGGTGGATCTGGCGGGTGAGGCGCTGCGCGAAGTCAGCGCTTTGCCGGTGCCTCGCGCGGTTGAGCTATTGCGCGTTCCTAAACAACCGGCACCGCTGGAAGCGGTATTGAGCGCCATCAAGGCGCTGGAACTGCCCGCCGGACTGGCTCCGCCCGCCCAACCGTACCTGGAAGCAAGGGTACGGCTGGCGGCGCCCGAGCCCGCCTTGCGCAGCATCCTGGAAACAGCGCTGCAATCGCTGCCGGTGCGCCTGGCCAAGATCGAGACCAGCAGCACGCGCCAGGCAGGCGAAGTTGCCTCGGCACTATCGCTGGATGAACTGGCGTCCCTCCAACCGGACGATATTTTCAAGCGGCTCTACCGCGACCGGTATGGCGAGGAAGCGCCGGACCCATTCCTGGCTGCCTTTGCCGAACTTTCGCTGCTACCCACGGCCAAGGCGGCGGTATGA
- a CDS encoding substrate-binding periplasmic protein: protein MGYRILLLLAVLASLFCSAAPPAPLTVAVGLRLAPYVLDDSSGGLEYEYVDAIMRKLGYRMRPKFMFLGDVATAIRTGQADMALTLQADMVPGLAVSRPYVAYQNVAISLQARHLEIRGIADLKPFSVAAFAEARQYLGPAFAAQMAGKTDYHEHPNQIRQNISLYQGQSDVVVVDVNIFAFLDQRLGSEVKRQPVTVHEIFPRNEYVAAFRDPVLRDRFNEVLSQARSLPEFEAIKLRWQGRLRQPIENVLLDGSVQ, encoded by the coding sequence GTGGGCTACCGCATTTTGCTGCTGCTTGCTGTCTTGGCGTCGCTTTTCTGTTCGGCGGCGCCGCCCGCGCCGCTCACCGTGGCGGTGGGGCTGCGATTGGCGCCCTATGTGCTGGATGACAGCAGCGGCGGCCTCGAATACGAGTATGTGGATGCCATCATGCGCAAGCTGGGTTATCGCATGCGGCCCAAGTTTATGTTCCTGGGGGATGTGGCGACGGCGATCCGCACCGGCCAGGCCGATATGGCGCTGACGCTGCAGGCCGATATGGTACCGGGCCTGGCGGTTTCGCGCCCCTACGTGGCTTATCAGAATGTCGCGATCAGCCTGCAGGCACGCCATCTGGAGATACGCGGCATTGCCGATCTGAAGCCGTTTTCCGTCGCTGCTTTTGCCGAGGCGCGCCAATATCTGGGCCCGGCGTTTGCCGCCCAGATGGCCGGCAAGACCGACTACCACGAGCATCCCAACCAGATACGCCAGAATATCAGCCTCTACCAGGGGCAGTCCGATGTGGTGGTGGTCGATGTCAATATTTTCGCCTTCCTGGATCAGCGCCTGGGCAGTGAAGTAAAGCGGCAGCCGGTGACGGTGCACGAGATCTTCCCCCGCAACGAATATGTGGCGGCTTTTCGCGACCCGGTGCTGCGCGATCGTTTCAACGAAGTATTGTCCCAAGCCCGTAGCCTGCCCGAATTCGAGGCCATCAAGCTGCGCTGGCAAGGGCGTTTGCGGCAGCCGATCGAGAATGTGCTGCTGGATGGCAGCGTGCAATGA
- the tkt gene encoding transketolase: MANRPALSNAIRVLSMDAVQQANSGHPGAPMGMAEIALALWGSHLKHNPGNPKWADRDRFVLSNGHGSMLIYSLLHLTGYDLTIADLQQFRQLHSRTPGHPEYGYAPGIETTTGPLGQGITNAVGMAMAEKMLAAQFNQPGHAIVDHHTYVFLGDGCLMEGISHEACSLAGTWGLGKLVAFWDDNGISIDGHVEGWFTDDTPKRFEAYGWHVIADVDGHDVDAVNAAITAAKAETGKPTLICCRTVIGKGSPNKQGTHDVHGAALGQAEIEAARVHMEWPHKPFELPPEIYAGWDAKARGAQQEADWSERFAAYRAAHPALAAEFERRMAGELPANWADFKAAAIAKIDAAAQTVATRKASQIALEAYSPALPEFLAGSADLTGSNLTNWSGSKWIDGSGQGNYISYGVREFGMAAIMNGMSLHGGLRPYGGTFLMFSEYARNALRMAALMKINPIFVFTHDSIGLGEDGPTHQPVEQTATLRYIPNMDVWRPCDTTETAVAWSFAVEQQTRPSSLVLSRQNLPFVSREAEQIAAIAKGGYVLREAEGGAAQLILIGTGSEVELALKAQAQLATEGIRARVVSMPSTNVFDRQDRDYQASVLSKGVPRVAIEAGVSDFWRKYVGLEGAVVGMDTFGESAPAPALFKAFGFTVENVVAVAKSVL, translated from the coding sequence ATGGCCAACCGTCCCGCCCTGTCCAACGCGATCCGCGTACTTTCCATGGATGCCGTGCAACAAGCCAACTCCGGCCACCCCGGTGCGCCCATGGGCATGGCCGAAATCGCGCTGGCCTTGTGGGGCAGCCATCTGAAGCACAATCCCGGCAATCCCAAGTGGGCCGACCGCGACCGTTTCGTGCTGAGCAATGGCCACGGTTCGATGCTGATCTATTCCTTGCTGCATCTCACCGGCTACGACCTGACCATCGCCGATCTGCAGCAGTTCCGCCAACTGCACAGCCGCACGCCCGGCCATCCGGAATACGGCTACGCGCCTGGCATCGAGACCACGACCGGCCCGCTGGGCCAGGGCATCACCAATGCGGTGGGCATGGCGATGGCCGAGAAGATGCTGGCGGCCCAGTTCAACCAGCCCGGCCACGCCATCGTCGATCACCACACCTATGTTTTCCTGGGTGACGGCTGCCTGATGGAAGGCATCAGCCATGAAGCCTGTTCGCTGGCCGGCACCTGGGGCCTGGGCAAGCTGGTGGCGTTCTGGGACGACAACGGCATCTCCATCGACGGCCATGTGGAAGGCTGGTTCACCGACGATACGCCCAAGCGCTTCGAAGCCTACGGCTGGCATGTCATCGCCGATGTGGACGGCCACGATGTGGATGCCGTCAATGCGGCCATCACGGCGGCCAAGGCCGAGACCGGCAAACCCACGCTGATCTGCTGCCGTACCGTGATTGGCAAGGGTTCGCCCAATAAGCAAGGTACCCATGATGTGCATGGCGCCGCACTGGGCCAGGCCGAAATCGAAGCCGCCCGGGTACATATGGAATGGCCGCACAAGCCATTCGAGCTGCCGCCGGAAATCTACGCCGGCTGGGATGCCAAGGCCCGTGGTGCGCAGCAGGAAGCCGACTGGTCCGAACGCTTCGCCGCCTATCGCGCCGCCCACCCGGCATTGGCCGCCGAGTTCGAGCGGCGCATGGCCGGCGAATTGCCGGCGAACTGGGCCGACTTCAAGGCTGCCGCCATCGCCAAGATCGATGCCGCCGCGCAAACCGTCGCGACCCGCAAGGCCAGCCAGATCGCCCTGGAAGCCTATTCGCCGGCCCTGCCGGAATTCCTGGCCGGCTCGGCCGACCTGACCGGCTCCAACCTGACCAACTGGTCCGGCTCGAAGTGGATAGACGGCAGCGGCCAAGGCAACTACATCAGCTATGGCGTGCGTGAATTCGGCATGGCCGCCATCATGAACGGCATGAGCCTGCATGGTGGCCTGCGGCCTTACGGCGGTACCTTCCTGATGTTCAGCGAGTACGCCCGCAATGCCTTGCGGATGGCCGCCCTGATGAAGATCAACCCGATCTTCGTGTTTACCCACGATTCCATCGGTCTGGGCGAGGATGGCCCGACCCACCAGCCGGTCGAGCAGACGGCTACCTTGCGCTATATCCCCAATATGGACGTATGGCGCCCCTGCGATACCACCGAAACGGCCGTGGCCTGGTCCTTCGCCGTCGAACAGCAGACCCGTCCGAGCAGCCTGGTGCTGAGCCGCCAGAATCTGCCCTTCGTTTCACGTGAAGCGGAACAGATCGCCGCCATCGCCAAGGGCGGCTACGTGCTGCGCGAAGCCGAAGGCGGCGCCGCCCAGCTGATCCTGATCGGCACCGGTTCGGAAGTCGAACTGGCCCTGAAGGCGCAGGCCCAGTTGGCCACCGAAGGCATCCGTGCCCGCGTGGTGTCGATGCCTTCCACCAATGTGTTCGACCGGCAGGATCGCGACTACCAGGCCAGCGTGCTGAGCAAGGGCGTGCCGCGGGTGGCGATCGAAGCGGGCGTGTCCGACTTCTGGCGCAAGTACGTCGGTCTGGAAGGCGCGGTTGTCGGGATGGATACCTTCGGCGAATCGGCGCCGGCTCCGGCCTTGTTCAAAGCCTTCGGTTTCACGGTGGAAAATGTAGTCGCCGTGGCGAAATCCGTACTGTAA
- the gap gene encoding type I glyceraldehyde-3-phosphate dehydrogenase yields the protein MSIRIAINGYGRIGRNVLRALYELNRNEDFKIVAINASGDIETNAHLTRFDTVHGRFNAEVKADGDWLRINGENIRFFSTRNPAELPWGELGIDIVLECTGAFTSKAKCQAHLDAGAKKVLISAPGDKDVDATIVYGVNHGILTRDMTVVSNASCTTNCLAPVAKVLNDHVGIVKGLMTTIHAYTNDQVLTDVRHKDLRRARSATQSLIPTKTGAAAAVGLVLPELNGKLDGFSVRVPTINVSLVDLTFQSARPTSKEEINALMRDAAGGGPLKGVLGYNDLPLVSIDFNHTNEASIFDSTLTKVSNGDMVKICAWYDNEWGFSVQMLNTARAMMAAV from the coding sequence ATGTCCATCCGCATTGCCATCAACGGCTACGGACGCATCGGTCGCAACGTGTTGCGCGCGCTGTATGAACTGAACCGCAACGAGGATTTCAAGATCGTCGCCATCAATGCTTCGGGCGATATCGAAACCAACGCGCACCTGACCCGCTTCGATACCGTTCACGGCCGCTTCAATGCGGAAGTGAAAGCCGATGGCGACTGGCTGCGCATCAATGGCGAGAACATCCGCTTCTTTTCGACCCGCAATCCGGCCGAACTGCCCTGGGGCGAGCTGGGTATCGATATCGTGCTGGAATGCACCGGTGCCTTTACCAGCAAGGCCAAGTGCCAGGCCCACCTGGATGCCGGCGCCAAGAAGGTGCTGATTTCCGCGCCAGGCGACAAGGACGTGGATGCCACCATCGTCTACGGCGTCAACCACGGCATCCTGACCCGCGATATGACGGTGGTGTCGAACGCTTCCTGCACCACCAACTGCCTGGCACCGGTCGCCAAGGTGCTGAACGACCATGTCGGCATCGTCAAAGGCTTGATGACCACCATCCATGCCTATACCAATGACCAGGTGCTGACCGATGTACGGCACAAGGATCTGCGCCGCGCCCGTTCCGCCACGCAAAGCCTGATCCCCACCAAGACCGGCGCCGCCGCCGCCGTGGGCCTGGTGCTGCCGGAGCTGAACGGCAAGCTGGACGGTTTCTCGGTGCGCGTGCCCACCATCAATGTGTCGCTGGTGGACCTGACTTTCCAGTCGGCCCGTCCCACCAGCAAGGAAGAGATCAACGCGTTGATGCGCGACGCCGCCGGTGGCGGCCCGCTCAAGGGCGTGCTGGGCTATAACGACCTGCCGCTGGTTTCGATCGATTTCAACCACACCAACGAAGCCTCGATCTTCGATTCCACCCTGACCAAGGTCAGCAACGGCGATATGGTCAAGATTTGCGCCTGGTACGACAACGAGTGGGGCTTCTCGGTGCAGATGCTCAATACCGCGCGCGCCATGATGGCGGCGGTTTGA
- a CDS encoding phosphoglycerate kinase produces MNFKKLTDIDLAGRRVLIRVDMNVPVKDGKLGDDTRIRASLPTIRHCLQAGAGVLLMTHLGRPSEGVVAEEDKLAPVAARLGELLGRQVPVIADWQGHGVQPGELAMLENIRTNVGEKKNSDDLGQRYAALCDVFVNDAFGTAHRAEASTHAVAKFAPQACAGLLLAAELDALGKALAQPARPLVAIVAGSKVSTKLTILESLADKVDQLIVGGGIANTFLQAEGHEIGKSLAEPDLLEQARAVIAKIRARGGDVPLPGDVVVGKRFDAAEPAVHKTLSQLEADDMIFDIGPDSARQLAELIAGAGTVVWNGPVGVFEFDQFGAGTEALARAIAASPAFSIAGGGDTLAAVAKYGITEQVGYISTGGGAFLEFLEGKTLPAVDVLCQRAGD; encoded by the coding sequence ATGAACTTCAAGAAACTTACCGATATCGATCTGGCCGGCCGCCGGGTCTTGATCCGGGTCGATATGAATGTACCGGTCAAGGACGGCAAGCTGGGCGACGACACCCGCATCCGCGCTTCCCTGCCCACCATTCGCCATTGTCTGCAAGCCGGTGCCGGCGTGCTGCTGATGACCCATCTGGGGCGCCCCAGCGAAGGCGTCGTGGCGGAAGAGGACAAGTTGGCGCCGGTGGCGGCCCGCCTGGGTGAGCTTTTGGGCCGGCAGGTACCGGTCATCGCCGATTGGCAGGGCCATGGTGTCCAGCCGGGCGAATTGGCGATGCTGGAAAATATCCGCACCAATGTTGGCGAGAAGAAGAACAGCGACGACCTGGGCCAGCGTTATGCCGCCTTGTGCGATGTATTCGTCAACGACGCCTTCGGTACCGCCCACCGCGCCGAGGCCTCCACCCACGCGGTCGCCAAGTTCGCACCGCAAGCCTGTGCCGGCCTGTTGCTGGCAGCCGAACTGGACGCACTGGGCAAGGCCCTGGCGCAACCCGCCCGCCCGCTGGTCGCCATCGTGGCCGGCTCCAAGGTGTCGACCAAACTGACCATTCTGGAATCGCTGGCGGATAAGGTAGACCAACTGATCGTCGGCGGCGGCATCGCCAATACCTTTTTGCAGGCGGAAGGCCACGAGATCGGCAAGTCGCTGGCCGAGCCCGACCTGCTCGAGCAGGCCCGTGCCGTGATCGCCAAGATCCGCGCCCGTGGCGGCGATGTGCCGCTACCCGGCGACGTGGTGGTCGGCAAGCGTTTCGATGCCGCCGAGCCTGCCGTACATAAGACGCTGTCGCAGCTGGAAGCGGACGATATGATCTTCGATATCGGCCCGGATTCGGCCCGCCAGCTGGCCGAGCTGATCGCCGGTGCCGGCACCGTGGTATGGAATGGTCCGGTCGGCGTGTTCGAGTTCGACCAGTTCGGCGCCGGTACCGAGGCCCTGGCACGCGCCATTGCCGCCAGCCCGGCGTTCTCCATCGCCGGGGGCGGCGATACCCTGGCGGCGGTGGCCAAGTACGGCATTACCGAACAGGTCGGCTATATCTCCACCGGCGGTGGCGCCTTCCTGGAGTTCCTGGAAGGCAAGACCTTGCCGGCCGTGGACGTGCTTTGCCAACGCGCTGGAGATTGA
- a CDS encoding DUF4349 domain-containing protein: MIARRWLVSLFALAVLAGCSRKDEAGGMAMSAAPAADMAEVQAPPPAGAAGMAAPAALQRRYLAVHHTLEVQAEAERVEALWRQIQARSVEMGGEVVSAELSRGDDRQPTASLSLRLPPAQVPALFALLAQGGELVNTRTDSEDKTAEVIDVEARQKNLVDARDRLRQLLAERTGKLADVLEVQKSLTETQSQLDSMNGQRKALAEQTDKIRLDLTIHTPRSVIERSALAPLKDAWHRLGYVASESLAGLLTLLAALLPWTLLGVPLWLLVRRAWRKRRAARAT; the protein is encoded by the coding sequence GTGATCGCGCGCCGCTGGCTGGTTTCACTGTTCGCTCTCGCGGTCCTGGCCGGTTGCAGCCGCAAGGACGAAGCCGGCGGGATGGCGATGTCGGCGGCACCGGCCGCCGATATGGCCGAAGTGCAAGCGCCTCCGCCGGCGGGCGCCGCCGGCATGGCGGCCCCGGCTGCACTGCAGCGTCGCTATCTGGCCGTACACCATACCCTGGAAGTACAGGCCGAAGCCGAGCGGGTCGAAGCCCTCTGGCGGCAAATCCAGGCCAGGAGCGTCGAAATGGGTGGCGAGGTAGTCAGCGCTGAATTGTCGCGCGGCGACGATAGGCAGCCCACCGCCAGCCTGTCGCTGCGCTTGCCGCCGGCGCAGGTGCCGGCCCTGTTCGCCCTGTTGGCCCAGGGCGGCGAGCTGGTAAATACCCGCACCGATAGCGAGGACAAGACCGCCGAGGTCATCGATGTGGAAGCGCGCCAGAAAAACCTGGTCGATGCGCGCGACCGGCTCCGCCAACTATTGGCGGAGCGCACCGGTAAGTTGGCGGATGTATTGGAAGTGCAGAAGTCGCTGACCGAGACGCAAAGCCAACTCGATAGCATGAATGGACAGCGCAAGGCGCTGGCCGAACAAACCGACAAGATTCGGCTCGATCTCACCATCCATACCCCGCGAAGCGTGATCGAGCGCAGTGCGCTGGCCCCCCTCAAGGATGCTTGGCACCGGCTCGGCTATGTCGCATCGGAAAGCCTGGCAGGTCTGCTGACCCTGCTGGCGGCTTTGCTGCCGTGGACGCTGCTGGGTGTGCCGCTTTGGCTGCTGGTTCGCCGTGCCTGGCGCAAGCGCCGCGCGGCCCGGGCCACTTGA